The Lynx canadensis isolate LIC74 chromosome A2, mLynCan4.pri.v2, whole genome shotgun sequence DNA segment GGCCTTGGCCCCCACGGAGCGGCCGGGTCTGCCCGGCGCGGCCCCCGGAGCTCTGGGTGCGGAGCGGCGGGTCCATCCCGCATCgctgggatgggatgggatggagcCTCCGCTGTCTCCCGGCCGCTTCCGCGCGGCCTTTCCTCCTCCGGCGCTGGCACCGGCCCGCGCTGGCcgcctccctcctgccttctggaaggaggggctgggaggaatGGCCAGGCCTGGGCACGCGcccgtgtgcgtgcgcgcgcacacggGTACACACACGGCCACACACGGGGTCACATGGGCACACACACCACCGCACACCAAGCCACATACGTACGTACGGTCCACTTACacggttacacacacacacacacacacacacacacacacacacacacacacacacagtcatgcaCACATCACAGTGTAGATCCCCCCGCTGCTGCCCCCAGCCAGGCACGGGCCCTGGAACGCCCTAACCTCTGGGGCACCGGCGTCATTCTCTCCCCCAGACCCACTGACCTGTTCCTGACACCCCCAGTGCCCCGGGCAGGTCACACCTCCCTACACCACCCTGCAGGCTGGGCCACTGGCCCGGatgctctgccctgccctgccctgccctggcagACGCCTGTGAGCCCTCCCCGTCAGACCCCGCCCCTCCACACCCCCCATCCTCACCCATGGGTCCTTCCACACCGTCCCCCATGCCCCAGCAGAGCCAGAATCGTGAGGGAGGCTGTGAGGTCTTTGGGAGAAGGGGCCCAGCCCCAGAGGACAGCGGTGAGGACTTCAGGGATGGGTAGCAGGAGAGACTCAAAGGCACTGCAGCCAAGACCAGAGCCACAGAGCCGCTGCAGGAGAAGATTCCACAGCAGGCGTGGCGGtgcaggaaaggaggagagagacaggattGGGGGAAGGGGCTTCCAGCCTCACTTGCAATCAAAACGCTGCCACCTTGgcatgatgggggtgggggggggttaaAACAGGAGGAGGTCAGGGCAACTCGACCCAGGAAGGGACTTAATCAGAGCTGGTTAGGGTCTCCAGGATGGACTAGGGGACAGAAAGCTAGAGGAGGTAGGgacaggggggaggagggagctttGGTGGGGGACCAGGACCTGAAGGATGATCACATCCTCCCAGGGGAGGTTCACCAGggtcagggagaagggcagagtgtTCTCGGCCCCCCCTGAACTTCCCACCGAGCCCAGCGGCCCCCccccctcactgccccctccctgtccAGGCACCGAAGAAGaggcactgaggcccagagaggctcaCGCACAGGTGTCTGATACCACGCCATCAACCGAAGCCcccaaaaggtaaaaacaaacaaacgaacaaggGGTAATCACCTGCCCAGCCGAAGGGAGCAGGAGGGTCCCAGAGTATCTTGGCGTGAACTCCCCATTGCTGGAGGGGTACAAGCAAAAGCGGGTAATGTCACCTTCTAAGTCTGCATCTTGTTGATAAACCTGGCTCCCTCCCTCGCGTGCTGAACTGCCCTGTTTGGGGACCGACTCTCAGACTTGGCCAGGctgcaaagaaaacaagacaGTGTGTGATTAAGGGGGAAActgcagagaggaggaggaggagggtggaggcgggagtggggaggagggtttGGCACAGGGTAGTGGCCCCTGGTGGTGTCTGTGTGCAGCAAGCTGGCCCGGGGCCGATGCCAGAGAAACTGAGACCTGCCGGGCAGgcctagagcttccagaaagaagaaTCTGAAAGGCGAAGGAGCAGAACCAGGGGCCAGGCTGGAAATACAGGGTTAGAAGAGAGGTCACAGGAACAGAGGCCACCTGTAGCAGTACCCAGCCCTGCTGGTGGGGTGGAAAGTGCTACCCATGGCAGGGGATCTAATGGTAGGGCTGAGCTCGGACAGGATTAGTAGGGGGAGCCAAGCACTGGCCTCCGCTTTAATCTGGGCTGAAAATGCCCACTGACCTACACAGCCTTCAAGCGAGTCCCACGCCAGCCTCTCCTCACTGCCTTCCTGCACCCTCCCCTTCGGGCACTCTGCCCAGACACCCCAGCCGGGCTAGCCATTGTGGTCCTGGGTCCACACCCAGCTCCTccctgcctcggggcctttgccCCTGCTGTTCCTCCGTCTGGGGCGCCTTCTCCTGTCCCTTCACCGGATGAGTTTCTGCTCATCCTCCACACCCCTGCTTCTGAGCCTCCTCGTTCTTTCTCCTAGAGAACTTGTCATAATCTGAACTCTCCCTATTCGGTCACTCCCAGGAGACCGAGCCCCACGGTGGTCAAGGACAGCCTCCATATCATACGTAGTCCTTACCCAGGGAAGGAATCCTCAGGATTATTGTGGAAATGAAGTGAAATGGTGCAAAAACGTTCAGGCCAATAGCTGGCACCTCGTAGATGCTCACAAAGTCGAAATCCCTGTGAATCCTAATAGtacagggaggaagaagagggtggggacagggggacTTCTGAATGAGAAGATGTCTTGGGCATCCTTGGGGCTGGGAGTGAGGGGCCCTGGCACTGGCTACACTGGGCAGTGGGACCAGGCACCCGCCCCCCCGACCCAACTCCTCCCTCCCAGGAGCCCAGTGATGCTGCCCAGGCTGTGAACAGGGGAGGCGGTGCTGTGGGGGCTGCCGGCAGCCGGGGCTGGAGAGAGACATGTGGACACGTGGCCTCTATGGCTCCCGCCTGCCATATCCTCCGCTGGGTCCTCACCCTGGGGCTGGGCCTCACATTCGAAGTCCTACATGCCTTCCGGTCTCAAGGTAGGGGTGGTCCAGGGGCGACagtggggagggaaaaaggagcTGAGGAAGGGTCAGTGGGGCTGGGATGGCAGTCAATGCGGGGAAGGCCCTGTAGCCAAGCAGCCAAGACACGGGTCATTCCCAAGGCTCACCCCAAGCCTCTGACCCTCGCCCACAGATGAGTTCCTGTCCAGTCTGGAGAGCTATGAGATCGCATTCCCCACTCGAGTGGACCATAATGGGGCACTGCTGGCCTtctcgcccccgcccccccggagGCAGCGTCGGGGCACAGGGCCAGCCGCAGAGTCCCGCCTCTTCTACAAGGTGGCTGCACCCAGCACCCACTTTCTGCTGAACCTGACCCGCAGCCCCCGCCTTCTAGCAGGGCACGTCTCCGTGGAGTACTGGACACGGGAGGGCCTGGCCTGGCAGAGGGCTGCCCGGCCCCACTGCCTCTACGCCGGCCACTTGCAGGGCCAGGCCGGCAGCTCCCGTGTGGCCATCAGCACCTGTGGGGGCCTGGTGAGCGGAGGGTTCTGGGAAGCAGGGAGAAATGCCCACAAGTTTGGGAGTTCAGAAAAACATTCCCGTGTAGAGGTCAGAGAAGGAATCACGGTggatattttgaaagcattttgagCTCATCAAAAGGATTAGTTATTTTTTTAGGACGCAGCCAAAGCTGAACTTAGAGGAGAATGTATAGCCTTGGGGGTCAAGctgaaaattaataaactgaACATCCACCTCAAGAAGCAACAGAACCCCAGTAAGatagaaggaatgaaatcataaAGACAGAGATAGGGCCCCATGGGTCCTGGGAGCAAAATCTGATCCAAGCCCTCTGCCCACTCCCCAACCCCTAGCATGGCCTCATTGTGGCAGATGAAGAAGAATACTTGATCGAGCCCCTGCAAGTTGGGCCCAAAGGAACCCAGGGCCCAGAGGAGAGTGGCCCCCATGTGGTATACAAGCGCTCCTCTCTGCGTCACCCCCACCTGGACACAGCCTGTGGAGTGAGAGGTACACCTGTCTttctgggggtgggcagaggggctgCACATCTTTGCCTTAAGGCAGAGGTAGGCAGGAGTGTCTCTCCCTGCAGAAGGTCAGCAGGTAGCTACATGCGGGGAGAAACGGCAGACAGCCAGACCGCAGGACGGTAGGGTGGTGAAACAGCCCATCTATCACTGCCATAGTCTGATGGTCCAGCAGTGAGTGAGTGACACAGGCAGCTGGACAGCCAGACAGGTGCTCAGGTGTAAAACCCTCCACCTCCGGGATTCCTGTGCAATCAGACAGTTCAGCGGCCGGGTAGTTGCAGATACTTGAGCCATTGCACAGCGAAAACACCGTTCAGAAGGTCCGATGTACAGTCAGACTTTCAGGAGGGCAGTTCTAGATCAGAGGGTCAGGGAATGGGAAGGCAAGAAAACTGGATGAGACAGATATCAACCAGGGCAATTGTACAGCTAGAAAAACAGGTTGCCGTGGGGACAAAGGCAGAGCCCGGGGACATTAAATGAGGTACACCATCTGACAGTCTGGGAGTAGGACACTGTGGCAGACGTACAACCGCAGTCAGCTGTACAAACAGAAAAGCGGGTGGTTTCACAGCCGGGCGGCCCGTGAGACGGTTGCACTGGATCCAGTTGGGCAGTAAGACCATGGGGCGCTTGGGCTGTGCGATGCTGAGAATGGGGCACGGTTGGAAGGTCACAAAGTCCTGCAAGCACACAGTTCCGCTGCTGAGGCAGgcgtctacacacacacacacacacacacgtttgggCAACAGAATTGTCAGGAAGTCATACGGTCGTGCCGGCTGTTATGGGACAGCTGTTTGACCAGCCAGTGGGCAGTGGGGCAGTCCCTTCCTTGTACAACCAGACGTCTGGGCAACAGACACACTGTAGAACCAGACCTTGTGCAACCAGAACACCCAGTAGCCCAAGAATGAGGGGTCTGGCGGCCAGTTGGGCAGATGAGCCATCAGACAGGTGGCTGGACAGTAAGGGCAGGCAGCGGATTGACCAGAAGTTGTCCATCCAGACGAGAAACCGTGGAAGGGGCGGCCATGGTGGCTGCGCACCCTGAAGCCGCCACCTGCCAGGCCCCTGGGGAATGAAACAGAGCGTGGCCAGCCAGGCCTGAAGCGCTCGGTCAGCCGAGAGCGCTACGTGGAGACCCTGGTGGTGGCTGACAAGATGATGGTGGCCTACCACGGGCGCCGAGACGTGGAACAGTACGTGCTGGCCATCATGAACATTGTAAgtgcctccccctccctgggcGTGGGGCCCCGAGACCTGGAGCCAGCCCGCGGGGGGGCAGGAAAAGGGGTCTCGCCATTCCACCCACTAGCCCCGACCTGAGGCCAGGGAACCGGAATGGAGGGGGGCAGAGTGGGAAAGGAGGCCCACGCACGTGTGGCAAGGAATGGGGGGAAACAGCCGAGCTCTGCGGCCGGGAGCGTGGACTCGAAAGCCTGCGGGCCGGGGCCGAAATCTCAACTCCGCTCCTTTTTagcttggacaagttacttcacttctgtgccttggtttacccatctgtaaaatggggctggtaatagtacctacttcacgAGGCTAAGGTGCTCGCAGTGAATCGATAAACGTATTTAGAACAGCGCTTGGCACGCGGTAGGTGCTGTATAACTGTCTCCTATACAAAATAAGGAcacaggacgcctgggtggctcagtcggttaagcatctgaccggctcaggtcacggtctcacagtttgtgagtttgagtcccacatagggTGAGCTCAAGCCGCGCTTTGGGTAAAACacgagccccgcttctctctctccccctcttctgtctctctctctctctctctctgcccctcacccacttgcaccctctctctcaaaagtaaaataaaataaggacacGGCTTGCCCATACCTGTCGAGGTTAGCAGCACACACACACGGGCCCGCACCTGTACGCGTGCGGAACTCTCCTACAAGCACCTGCCTGTAACTCCATACAGGTCACCTCACTGACCCACACTCAGATATACCCGCTGCCCATACCAGATCTCGGTCGGGCCCCCGGATCTCCCTGAGCCTCCGTTTCCGCCTTTGTAAAATACTGTTATAATGGCATCTACCACAGAGGGTaagaggccgggggcggggggtgggggtggggagagaagccaGACGGAGCATTTGGCACGCGGTAAGAGCCTGACACGTGGCACTGTTGTTTCCCTGAAGcaaaaagggaggagagaaggttCAGCAGACAGACAGAGGGCCCAGCGTGTTGACCCGACACCGTGTATGATGCTGCCACGTTTTGCCCTCGCCCTGCCGCACCCCCCTTGGGTTGTCAAAGTTACCTAAAACCTGCCAGGGTTTCTGGAGGTTTCCACGTGGGACAGGCATGCCCCAGGCTCCAAGATCACTGCGCCGTGTGGCCCACTCACCCCCGGgcactccctccccctccctggtcACTGTCTCCAACGCTTCCTGCCCCCTGCTTGTGGTGATGCTCAGATTGGTACCTTTAGACGGCGGTGGAATGAGGCCAGATGTGCAGGGCTGCTGCGGGGTGGGCAGGGATGAGCTGAATGGGGGTGGGTCAGGAAGAAACGTACCGATAAGCAACCGTGCTGTGTAGGCGGGCTTACCCAGACCCAAATCCCACCTGGGGCACCTGCCAGCTCTCTGCGTGTCAGTCTGCCCCTCTGTAAAACGGGAAGGAGCGCAGTACCTACCCGTGCGAAGACGTACCCGGGAGGCTTAGCCTGACGCCCGGCACACAGTGACAAAAGACAGCTACCGTCACCGTCTTGCCTTTTGTCTTCTGCTCTGAGCCCCTCTTAAGACTCGGTCTCTCTTGTTTCTTGGAGGTCAGGTTGCCAAACTTTTCCAGGACTCGAGTCTGGGAAACATCGTTAATATCCTGGTGACACGCCTCATCCTGCTCACGGAGGACCAGGTGCGCGGgccccgcaccccccccacccccacccctgcacaccagcgctgcctgccccccccccccagcgcgGCTGGCGCCCATGCACCTCACTCTGTCTGCCCGCAGCCCACCCTGGAGATCACCCACCACGCCGGGAAGTCCCTGGACAGCTTCTGTAAGTGGCAGAAATCCATCGTGAACCGCAGCGGCCATGGCAACGCCATTCCGGAGAACGGTGTGGCCAACCATGACACAGCGGTGCTCATCACGcggtgaggggggcggggagggctccAGGACGTGGGCCGGGGGAGCAAGCGGTCCCGGGGACCGTCCAGGTCCAAGCAGGGGGCACGCCTGCCGGGAGACGGGAGAGGCTGGGAAGCTTCGGCCACTCCAGTGGGGCgccaggggcggggaggggctgctgggaaCCTgagagcagggggggggggaggcgcagGGCCAGTGGGCCAGGTGGGCACAGGTGCACCCATTCACTCACCGTCTCATTCCTGCGGTCAGCCAGTCGCTCGCGCACCCCCGGCATCCCCAAGGTCGGCTGGGGGCAGAGCACGAGGCTCGGGGCGAGAGGCAGGCAGAAGTGAGCCGCCCCAGATGGTCATGGTGGCACCAGCAGGGCTCAGGGAGGCAGCCCAGCCCCTCACCGCCCCGCTCTCCCTCCACAGCCACGACATCTGCATCTACAAGAACAAACCGTGCGGCACGCTAGGTACTTACGCCCCCTGGGCTGGCAGGCGCCCGTGAAGGCAGGGGACCGGCTGACCCCGGccccggtggggggaggggggagagggcagcCGGCAGGGTGGCCGGGCCCGTCACCGCAGCCTgagcccagccccgccccgcgtGCCCGTTGCGCAGGCCTGGCACCCGTGGGCGGGATGTGCGAGCGGGAGAGGAGCTGCAGTATCAACGAGGACATTGGCCTGGCCACGGCCTTCACCATCGCCCACGAGATCGGACACACGTGAGGCCGGGGGACGCGGCAGGGGGAGCACGGGGACTGCGGGGCGGGCTCCCGGGGCGCCCGCAGAGCCGACCCTGCTCTCCCCAGGTTTGGCATGAACCACGACGGCGTGGGGAACAGCTGCGGGGCCCGTGGCCAGGACCCAGCAAAGCTCATGGCCGCCCACATCACCATGAAGACCAACCCTTTCGTGTGGTCGTCCTGCAGCCGCGACTACATCACCAGCTTTCTGGAGTGAGGACGTGCCCGCCCGCCTGTCCATACTCAGGCTcgcgggggcgggggaagggtCTGGAAACCAGAGTGCCTccgaggggtgggggggccgtTCCCTGCAGGGCTGCTCCCCGGGACCCGCGCCCCCAGCTGGGTGGGTTCCCTGAGCTCTTCGGCTGCAGCCCCCTAACGTGACAGCTGCTTTCTTCTCACCACAGCTCAGGCCTGGGGCTGTGCCTGAACAACCGGCCCCCCAGACAGGACTTCGTGTACCCGACCGTAGCACCCGGCCAGGCCTACGACGCGGATGAACAGTGCCGCTTCCAACATGGAGTCAAATCGCGTCAGTGTAAATACGGGGTAGAGagagccttcctgctttccttcctgggaggggaggggccgcaGGGGGTGGGAGAGCCGGGAAGGGGGTGAGCCcccttgggggctgggggagaagaggTGCACGGGTGTGCGAAGGTCACATGCTCTCCAGCAATGACTGGGGTGGAGAATGGGATCTCCTGGTCCTCCAGACCCCCTGAttttgggggggcggggccagggagAGCCTGGGCATTACCTTCTGTCCAGCATATCAGGCCACCTGTGGCTTTAGCAGAACTAACGCCCCAAGCCCCCTCACTGGGCCATTTTTAACCAGACATCCAAACTGGGTGGAAATAGTTCCTTGGGGATGGACCATCTTCCCCACTTGGCAAAGAACCAGACAGAGCCTTCCAAGGACACCACCCTGTCTGCACTCCCCACATCCCCCCCAACAACTGGTTCACACGATCGCCTGGCCCTGACCCTTGGCTGGATGAGCCTGAGCCTCCTGACCAACCCCCTCACTCTTTGTGAGGTTTAGATCGACTTCCAGAGCCCCGTCCTGTCATGGACAAGCAAGCTGGGCGTCCCGCTCCCAGCTGCCCCCAAGAAACTGGAGGCCTGCTGGCTTCCTCAAGACTCCAGAGGTGAGAGTTGACATGGCCAAGCTAAGGTCATGTTCACTCAACCCAAGAACAGGCAGCTGGTAAAGTGACtcttgcccacccccacccccaacttggCTGTTAAGGACAGCACCCTTAATGAATTTCTAAAGAATCTGGAAGCTACCCTAGGGCATCTGCCTATCCCAGGTGTCCTAACAATGATGACAATGCCTGCCGCTTACTGAGCACTCGCTATGTGCTAAGCGTGTGATACGTATCATCTCATTGAAACTCTTGACGATCCCACGTGACAGATGAAGGGACTGGGGAGTAGGGAGGgtgccttgcccaaagtcacagttCGAGAACACGTCAGAGTCAGGATTCGAATCCAGGTCTCTCTGTGACTCCAAATGTCACAaggaggtaggggaggggaggaggtgccAGAATATGGAGCGTGGATGGGTGCTGGCTGTATGTTGAAttgattcttccttttatttttccaaggatCATCTTCCCGGCGCCCCTGGCAAAGGGGGAAAGTATTGACTACATGTAACTTGGCTAACGTGTAAAGGGCTGGGCCTTGAGCCTAGTCTAGAGATAGCTGTGGTCCTTGTTACACAACATCAGGGAATTTATGCAATCCCTTTCATATCTACCCTGCCACATGCCTCTCCCTTTTAGGTAGGCAAGGCCTCtgttgtagatgaagaaactgaggcccaaagaggggcATGTGCTGCAAGTCGGGGGCGGAGCCGCTGTCTCCCagagtgcccccccacccctacccccgcTCGTGCATTTGCACCACAGCGCCTCCTTGTGGACAGGAGGAAAAGCAGGACTGGAACAGCCTGCTCTCTTTAAGAGGTGTCCCGAGGGGCCCTGGGGCATGTGATCTTTTTTTACAAATGGCCAGGAGGACGCAAGCCAAGTGAAGCCAGAAATCCAGGCTGAGTTTTTAGCTGAGATGTGTGCCCTGAAGGGGCAGAAGGCAGGGACTCTGGAGGACGTTTGAGGGAGCAGATTTGAGAAAAACCTTCTGAACTTCTCATATGTGTGCAGGTGTCTCTCAGAGGCTGACCCAGACAAGGGACCCTGCTGTAGCCAGTGATTGGTCCAATCCCAAACCTTCAAAACTTGAAAGCATTCGGTTCAGAGAGGAAATGACACATAATTAGTAAAAAGGAGACCAAAGGATCTTCACTTCTTGGGTGTTGGGAGGGAAGaccctgggaggtggggcaggacaTAGGCTAGAGGGTCAGAGATTTGGCCACACTTGAACCCGTTGGGGTTTGTCCAAGGATATTAACCTAAAGGGTCAGAGTGACTTCCTGGGACTGGCCCAGCCCCAGCAGGACTCAGACAAGAAGGTGGGCAGATTTTTCAGTGAGGGAGGTAAAGGAACGTCCCACCCAGATCCAGCCTGGCctttccccctgccctgccctgccctgcccgctccccccccccccagcctcccacaGATTAAAGGCTTTGGGAGcttccccagtgtgggtgggggcAACGAGGAGGACCACCAGCTGGAAAAACTCAGAAACGAGGCCTTTGACCTGAGCCGTCTCCCAGGCCTGGGTTTTCAGAATTGCTGTTTTCCCAGGGGCTGCTTCATCAGCAGGTCCCAAGTTTCCTTCTGGAAACTCAGGAGGCACCAGGGTGAATGGATCACAGACCCGTCCATCAAAGGTCTGGGTTAGAACCCAGGCTGCCCCTCAGGGGCTGTGTGATCCCTAGCAAGTGACTTTACCtgtctgagccttggttttctcagtGAAACAGGGGTGATAATGCGTAAGGGAGTTGATGGCACACACGGACGTTGGATAAGTGCGGCCCACGAGGCAGAGAGGCGGTCTCAGGCCATGCCCCACAGGAGGATTCAAGAAGGCTCCTTGAGACCCAGCAAAGGAGCGCCGGGGCCCCACTGCTAGGCGGCAGAGAGCGGGTCGCCGCCTGGCGGGCGGGCtgccagagggaggagggcggggggcgAGCCTGAGCGGGCGCCTTGGCCCGCAGGAGGTCTGCAGCGAGCTGTGGTGTCTGAGCAAGAGCAACCGATGCATCACCAACAGCATTCCAGCCGCCGAGGGCACGCTGTGCCAGACGCACACCATCGACAAGGGGGTGAGCGCGGCCGAGGccgcccgccggccccgccccctgccccgagCCACGCCTGCCGCGCCGCGGTTCCAGTTTTCCTTCGCTCTGGCCCCGCCCACTgcccgcaggccccgccccgtCTCCCGCCGCTTGGGTCCCAAGCTAGTTTCACCTCCTGACGGTGGCCGTCTGCGGAGGCGACGCCCCTGCGCTGCCTGCGTCGGGGTCCTCAGACTTCCACCCTCCTCCTTCCGTCCCCTCCCAGGGGTGCTGAGACCCccggctggggggaggggcggggcaggaagGAGCGCCGGGATCTCGGGAGCCGGACTcaccccctccgcctccccctcctctcctcagtGGTGCTACAAGAGAGTGTGCGTCCCCTTCGGGTCGCGGCCGGAGGGCGTGGACGGGGCTTGGGGCCCGTGGACCCCGTGGGGCGACTGCAGCCGGACGTGCGGCGGCGGCGTGTCCTCCTCCAGCCGTCATTGCGACAGCCCCAGGTCAGACCTTAGGACCTTTCGGAAAGGGAGATGGGGGCGGGCCCCGCCGTCTGTCTCCCCCTGCCCGGTatcccctctgtccccctcccccttccaggcCAACGATCGGGGGCAAGTACTGCCTGGGTGAGAGACGGCGGCACCGCTCCTGCAACACCGACGTGAGTTTCCCCAGGACCCCAGGCCGGGTATCCGCGGCCCCTCTTACGCTTGGAAAAGGGGCATGAATCAGCTTCGGACGAGCCTCAGCCGGGCACCTGCCGTCTCTTCGGGACCCTGCGGCGGCTAGCGGCGCCCTGTCCTGCCCTCCCTACACCTGCCCCTGGGCCCCGGTGCCCACCCGGCCCAGCACGCCCTGCAAGCGTCTAGCTCCTTCCATTTCTCAGCAGATGAGTCTCCCACCTTGAAGTTGCTTGACCCCCACAACCTCCACCAGCTATGGCGAGCCTCGCCCCCTCCCTTCAAAGCCCAAATTCCCCAAGCCAACCCACCCCTGTCACCAAACCCAGTGGCCACACTGGGGTCCTCTGCTTGCACACCCTTCTAACCAGGTGCCTCGGCCCCGGTCCAAAACTCCTGCCTTGCCCGCATCACCCGTGCCCTGTACCCCCAGCCTCCCGGGCTAcaccttctgtctccttttctccactGCTGCCCCTTTGTTAAACGCTGGGGGGGTCCCCATGGCTGGTTGGGCCTCCTGGCTGTAAATGAGTCTTCTATGTACACACCCAGTAAGCACAGGACTCActgcagggtggtggggggagaggagggctcAGAGGTCAGGGAAAGCTTTGGAGTGAGGGGTGGGTGGCCTTCCCAGTTCCACCTGGAGGGGCTCGTGTCTCCAGGGAGTCCAcgcgcgcgcatgcacacacacatacacacacacacacacacacacacacgcacacctcaTAAGGAGTGCCCCTTGCTCCTTTCTAGGCCTGCTGTCTCAAGAAAGGCCTCATGGTCTGAAACCAGAAACCCAGCCATCGTCCCCAGCTGGCCCCATGCTCTAATAAGTCACCTGCTCCATCTCAGACGTCCCCATCCCTCCAGCTCCAGGCCTAGCCCAGGCCACTGACCAGTCTCACCTGGCCCTCCAcagcctcctccctggcctctctGCCTTCAGCCTCACCCCTCCAACCCATCCCTGCTCTGAGCATCAGGCCTCTGGCCTTGAGCCTGTGCCCTAACTGCATCCCCCCCAcagctggcctccctccctctctcctctctcgccCCCAGGACTGTCCCCCAGGCTCTCAGGACTTCAGGGAAATGCAGTGCTCTGAATTTGACAGTGTCCCCTTCCGTGGAAAATTCTACACATGGAAGACATACCGAGGAGGTGAGTGAGGACCTCAGGAGGCCGTGGGGCAGTGGAGGACAGCAGCAGGTGGATACAgcattggggcgggggggggggctgcccagAGCACCCCCTTCACCCAAGGGGCCCCAGAGCCCAGGATGTGGCTCAGTAGTTCCTCAGCTGGATGCAGGGAACCCCAACTCTCTGCCCAACCTGCCCGTCCTTGTCGGGTCTGGGGTCCACCTATGCCTCGCCGCCCCCAGGGAGCAAGCGGGGAGTCCCCTGTGGAGCTcccccagggagagagagggtcaggCCCTCGGGGTCTGACGGGACTGTGCCCCCCCAGGGGGCGTGAAGGCCTGCTCACTCACGTGCCTGGCCGAAGGCTTCAACTTCTACACCGAGAGGGCGGCAGCCGTGGTGGACGGGACGCCCTGCCGCCCAGACACGGTGGACATTTGCGTCAGCGGCGAGTGCAAGGTGGAGGGGACTcccagaggtggagagagggcaagggaacggaggggtggaggcagggaggcggggCTCGCTGAcactcccacccccgccccacccccctccccagcacgtGGGCTGTGACCGGGTCCTGGGCTCCGACCTGAGGGAGGACAAGTGCAGGGTCTGTGGTGGTGACGGCAGTGCCTGCGAAACCATTGAGGGGGTCTTCAGCCCAGCTTCGCCTGCAGCCGGTGAGAGATCTCcgttccctctccttctccccacttgGCGACGCAGGGGGGCCAGGGGGGCAGCACCGGCCCCGTCACAGCAGCCAGGGGCCCCGTGGGGACCCCAAAAAGTCCCGGGGGCAGAGCAATGCCTCAGATC contains these protein-coding regions:
- the ADAMTS10 gene encoding A disintegrin and metalloproteinase with thrombospondin motifs 10 isoform X1, with protein sequence MAPACHILRWVLTLGLGLTFEVLHAFRSQDEFLSSLESYEIAFPTRVDHNGALLAFSPPPPRRQRRGTGPAAESRLFYKVAAPSTHFLLNLTRSPRLLAGHVSVEYWTREGLAWQRAARPHCLYAGHLQGQAGSSRVAISTCGGLHGLIVADEEEYLIEPLQVGPKGTQGPEESGPHVVYKRSSLRHPHLDTACGVRDEKPWKGRPWWLRTLKPPPARPLGNETERGQPGLKRSVSRERYVETLVVADKMMVAYHGRRDVEQYVLAIMNIVAKLFQDSSLGNIVNILVTRLILLTEDQPTLEITHHAGKSLDSFCKWQKSIVNRSGHGNAIPENGVANHDTAVLITRHDICIYKNKPCGTLGLAPVGGMCERERSCSINEDIGLATAFTIAHEIGHTFGMNHDGVGNSCGARGQDPAKLMAAHITMKTNPFVWSSCSRDYITSFLDSGLGLCLNNRPPRQDFVYPTVAPGQAYDADEQCRFQHGVKSRQCKYGEVCSELWCLSKSNRCITNSIPAAEGTLCQTHTIDKGWCYKRVCVPFGSRPEGVDGAWGPWTPWGDCSRTCGGGVSSSSRHCDSPRPTIGGKYCLGERRRHRSCNTDDCPPGSQDFREMQCSEFDSVPFRGKFYTWKTYRGGGVKACSLTCLAEGFNFYTERAAAVVDGTPCRPDTVDICVSGECKHVGCDRVLGSDLREDKCRVCGGDGSACETIEGVFSPASPAAGYEEVVWIPKGSVHIFIQDLNLSLSHLALKGDQESLLLEGLPGTPQPHRLPLAGTTFQLRQGPDQTQSLEALGPINASLIVMVLARTELAALRYRFNAPIARDALPPYSWHYAPWTKCSAQCAGGSQVQAVECRNQLDSSAVAPHHCSAHSKLPKRQRACNTEPCPPDWVVGNWSRCSRSCDAGVRSRSVVCQRRVSAAEEKALDDSACPQPRPPVLEACQGPACPPEWAALDWSECTPSCGPGLRHRVVLCKSSDHRATLPPGHCPPAAKPPATMRCNLRRCPPARWVAGEWGECSAQCGLGQQQRAVRCSSHTGQPSRECAEALRPPATQQCEAKCDSAPPGDGPEVLQQSLLPPDVLQNLPGPLGGARAPEPQLGAGWRGPCLQLASLKEPEGAGAG
- the ADAMTS10 gene encoding A disintegrin and metalloproteinase with thrombospondin motifs 10 isoform X2: MAPACHILRWVLTLGLGLTFEVLHAFRSQDEFLSSLESYEIAFPTRVDHNGALLAFSPPPPRRQRRGTGPAAESRLFYKVAAPSTHFLLNLTRSPRLLAGHVSVEYWTREGLAWQRAARPHCLYAGHLQGQAGSSRVAISTCGGLHGLIVADEEEYLIEPLQVGPKGTQGPEESGPHVVYKRSSLRHPHLDTACGVRDEKPWKGRPWWLRTLKPPPARPLGNETERGQPGLKRSVSRERYVETLVVADKMMVAYHGRRDVEQYVLAIMNIVAKLFQDSSLGNIVNILVTRLILLTEDQPTLEITHHAGKSLDSFCKWQKSIVNRSGHGNAIPENGVANHDTAVLITRHDICIYKNKPCGTLGLAPVGGMCERERSCSINEDIGLATAFTIAHEIGHTFGMNHDGVGNSCGARGQDPAKLMAAHITMKTNPFVWSSCSRDYITSFLDSGLGLCLNNRPPRQDFVYPTVAPGQAYDADEQCRFQHGVKSRQCKYGEVCSELWCLSKSNRCITNSIPAAEGTLCQTHTIDKGWCYKRVCVPFGSRPEGVDGAWGPWTPWGDCSRTCGGGVSSSSRHCDSPRPTIGGKYCLGERRRHRSCNTDDCPPGSQDFREMQCSEFDSVPFRGKFYTWKTYRGGGVKACSLTCLAEGFNFYTERAAAVVDGTPCRPDTVDICVSGECKHVGCDRVLGSDLREDKCRVCGGDGSACETIEGVFSPASPAAGYEEVVWIPKGSVHIFIQDLNLSLSHLALKGDQESLLLEGLPGTPQPHRLPLAGTTFQLRQGPDQTQSLEALGPINASLIVMVLARTELAALRYRFNAPIARDALPPYSWHYAPWTKCSAQCAGGSQVQAVECRNQLDSSAVAPHHCSAHSKLPKRQRACNTEPCPPDWVVGNWSRCSRSCDAGVRSRSVVCQRRVSAAEEKALDDSACPQPRPPVLEACQGPACPPEWAALDWSECTPSCGPGLRHRVVLCKSSDHRATLPPGHCPPAAKPPATMRCNLRRCPPARWVAGEWGECSAQCGLGQQQRAVRCSSHTGQPSRECAEALRPPATQQCEAKCDSAPPGDGPEECKDVNKVAYCPLVLKFQFCSRAYFRQMCCKTCQGR